Proteins from a single region of Hymenobacter aquaticus:
- a CDS encoding universal stress protein yields MNSSLVVLTDFSAAAERARRYAATLAAALPAELHLVHVYSPEPVPLDFGLTLPVPDTQYRQRTSQRLDQLAAALPVPATAEVFDTSWDLAVSQAVEKYRPQLLVAGLTTTDGLLDDWLSNRVLAVPQRVDCPVLLVPEHLPASGLRPPRQLALALEDRPFRLTPGATALAPLLDALGPDIVAVTVLDAHERAGGWDGLRAAQTSGLAAAMPRCGLHKVLGQQAGSGILQGVDELEADVLALLDQGHGWLHKLFTGSVTGYVARHTPVPLLLLPAQRADTPA; encoded by the coding sequence ATGAACTCCAGCCTTGTTGTTCTGACCGACTTCTCCGCCGCCGCGGAGCGGGCCCGCCGGTATGCCGCCACCCTGGCCGCCGCCCTGCCGGCCGAGCTGCACCTGGTACACGTGTATTCCCCGGAGCCCGTGCCCCTGGATTTTGGCCTGACCCTGCCCGTGCCCGACACGCAGTACCGGCAGCGCACCAGCCAACGGCTCGACCAGCTGGCCGCCGCCCTGCCGGTGCCGGCCACGGCCGAGGTTTTCGACACTTCCTGGGACCTGGCCGTCAGCCAGGCCGTGGAGAAATACCGGCCCCAGCTGCTCGTGGCCGGCCTCACCACCACCGACGGCCTGCTCGACGACTGGCTAAGCAACCGCGTCCTGGCCGTGCCCCAACGCGTGGACTGCCCCGTGCTGCTGGTGCCCGAGCACCTGCCGGCCAGCGGCCTGCGCCCACCCCGGCAGCTGGCGCTGGCCCTGGAAGACCGGCCTTTCCGGCTGACCCCGGGCGCAACGGCGCTGGCGCCGCTGCTCGATGCCCTGGGCCCGGATATCGTGGCCGTAACGGTGCTGGACGCGCACGAGCGGGCGGGCGGCTGGGACGGGCTGCGGGCCGCGCAGACCAGCGGGCTGGCGGCGGCCATGCCCCGGTGCGGACTCCACAAGGTCCTCGGGCAGCAGGCGGGCTCGGGCATTCTGCAGGGCGTGGATGAGCTGGAGGCCGATGTGCTGGCCCTGCTTGACCAGGGCCACGGCTGGCTGCACAAACTCTTCACCGGCAGCGTGACTGGCTACGTGGCCCGCCACACGCCGGTGCCGCTCCTGCTGCTGCCCGCGCAGCGCGCCGACACCCCGGCCTAA
- a CDS encoding universal stress protein, whose amino-acid sequence MPPSILVLTSLAGPAEHVVRTAALLTAPLRPHLTLLHQCATPVLAPELAEVLVNQATDQAQAAVALEAMVHHLPFPVDTTVVAAVEALPEAVANAVRRYQPLLLVLGLSQEHHPFGHLPHTQAQALLRTTHRPLLLVPEQPAPLTKLPRRIAIAVDAEEFTPNATTREAAALLQAWQAATTVVHVVVPGEQQAFPGQRALANVHLSRLLPDQPLELYEESGVTPAAGILQAVVDTQAEVLVLIARPRSFLGRLFHQSVTAQVLRHATVPVLLLPAAAPEVPDWMPNLS is encoded by the coding sequence ATGCCTCCCTCCATTCTTGTCCTGACCAGCCTTGCGGGCCCCGCTGAGCACGTGGTGCGCACGGCCGCCCTGCTGACGGCCCCACTGCGCCCCCACCTCACGCTGCTGCACCAGTGCGCCACGCCAGTACTGGCCCCGGAGCTGGCCGAAGTACTGGTGAATCAGGCCACGGACCAGGCCCAGGCCGCCGTGGCGCTGGAAGCTATGGTGCATCACCTGCCGTTTCCCGTCGATACCACCGTGGTAGCGGCCGTGGAAGCCCTGCCGGAAGCCGTGGCCAATGCCGTGCGGCGCTACCAGCCGCTGCTGCTGGTGCTGGGCCTGAGCCAGGAGCACCACCCGTTCGGCCACTTGCCGCACACCCAGGCCCAGGCCCTGCTGCGCACTACCCACCGGCCGCTGCTGCTGGTGCCCGAGCAGCCGGCGCCGCTAACCAAGCTGCCGCGCCGCATTGCCATTGCCGTCGATGCCGAGGAGTTCACGCCCAACGCCACCACCCGCGAGGCGGCTGCGCTGCTGCAGGCCTGGCAGGCGGCCACTACGGTGGTGCACGTGGTAGTGCCCGGCGAGCAACAGGCCTTTCCGGGCCAGCGGGCCCTGGCCAACGTGCATCTGAGCCGGCTGCTGCCCGACCAGCCGCTGGAGCTCTACGAGGAGTCGGGAGTGACGCCCGCGGCCGGGATTCTACAGGCCGTCGTCGATACCCAGGCCGAGGTGCTGGTGCTCATTGCCCGCCCCCGCAGCTTTCTGGGCCGGCTGTTTCACCAGAGCGTCACGGCCCAGGTGCTGCGCCACGCCACGGTGCCCGTGCTGCTGCTGCCGGCCGCCGCGCCCGAGGTGCCCGACTGGATGCCGAATCTGAGCTGA
- a CDS encoding universal stress protein, with protein MAPSLVVLTDFFAVSNRALSYAAQLAVPLGAPLVLLHVRRDGLLAPEEYHARHTRQGESQTTHALQHLAAEQPVPTEVDISDSFLPDAVQQAVRHHHPLLLVLGRPGSATTPQEVITSTAMDLLRNAPYPLLVVPTVGWDSFPPRRFLLAVDGQPFRLCSHQDVIRRLLEATQGTLDIVHVTDEEHARPGAAEVLEEIRANELADELTESQVHDVSQRTAVGGILQEAGRLEADVVVVVARRHSLLGSLFHRSITAQVLQESPIPVLVLPAED; from the coding sequence ATGGCTCCCTCACTTGTCGTTTTGACCGATTTTTTCGCCGTCTCCAACCGGGCCCTTTCCTACGCCGCGCAGCTGGCCGTGCCGCTGGGGGCCCCGCTGGTGCTGCTGCACGTGCGCCGCGACGGGCTGCTGGCCCCGGAAGAATACCACGCCCGCCATACCCGGCAGGGAGAAAGCCAGACCACCCACGCCCTGCAGCACCTGGCCGCCGAGCAGCCCGTACCGACCGAAGTTGATATTTCGGACAGCTTTCTGCCCGACGCCGTGCAGCAGGCCGTGCGCCACCACCACCCGCTGCTGCTGGTGCTGGGCAGGCCCGGCTCGGCCACCACGCCCCAGGAGGTCATTACCAGCACGGCCATGGATTTGCTGCGCAACGCGCCCTACCCGCTGCTGGTAGTGCCCACCGTGGGGTGGGACTCGTTTCCGCCCCGGCGCTTCCTGTTGGCCGTCGATGGGCAGCCCTTCCGCCTGTGTTCCCACCAGGATGTGATACGCCGCCTGCTGGAAGCCACGCAAGGCACCCTGGACATCGTGCACGTCACCGACGAGGAGCACGCCCGCCCGGGAGCCGCCGAGGTGCTGGAGGAAATTCGCGCCAATGAGCTGGCCGACGAGCTGACGGAAAGCCAGGTGCACGACGTGTCGCAGCGCACCGCCGTGGGCGGCATTCTGCAGGAAGCCGGCCGTCTGGAAGCCGATGTCGTGGTGGTGGTGGCCCGGCGCCACAGCTTGCTGGGCAGCCTGTTTCACCGCAGCATTACGGCCCAGGTGCTCCAGGAAAGCCCAATTCCGGTGCTGGTGCTGCCCGCCGAAGATTAA
- a CDS encoding BON domain-containing protein — translation MLVSETLTPSAPAEQVADADITAAIDMFFLTKKGVNSHLIDVATREGIVELTGSADNLLARERAEEIALAVRGVRGVINELVIKTSDVPDARLLTDVEQALTDDAATNDYDVRCTVHDGVVTLAGTVQTWAEKQLVLRVLRGVKGVRQIREEQLRIRGGEIQNSDAEITTQIREQLDWDIQVNSALVEVRTNERVVHLAGTVGTAAEKTRIVATAYQAGATRVDARDLFVAYWALGRELRQEKFAPKPDEAIAQAVRDVLRLDPRVRAYHPMVRVRDGVVTLSGPVSNLRAKQAAELDTRNVVGVWDVHNLLKVRTERVSPDGDIQQTIVDALARDPYVHRFSFTVNVHNGKVYLYGRVDNHFEQEQASLVAASVNGVLDVENRVLVAGQESPDAAWPDFLRAAPARHAASPDPDHALAESIRTRFFWSASLHDQDVEVRVENGRATLTGTVDTWLERRLAAREAYEVGARDVNNHLRVLMDKPSL, via the coding sequence ATGCTGGTTTCTGAAACCTTAACGCCCTCGGCCCCGGCCGAGCAGGTGGCCGACGCGGACATTACCGCGGCCATCGACATGTTCTTTCTGACCAAGAAGGGCGTGAACTCCCACCTGATTGACGTCGCCACCCGGGAGGGCATCGTGGAGCTGACCGGCTCGGCCGACAACCTGCTGGCCCGGGAGCGCGCCGAGGAAATAGCCCTGGCCGTGCGCGGGGTGCGCGGAGTCATCAACGAGCTGGTTATCAAGACCTCAGACGTGCCCGACGCCCGGCTGCTGACCGACGTGGAGCAGGCCCTGACCGACGATGCGGCCACCAACGACTACGACGTGCGCTGCACCGTGCACGACGGGGTAGTGACGCTGGCCGGCACGGTGCAGACCTGGGCCGAAAAGCAGCTGGTGCTGCGCGTGTTGCGCGGCGTGAAAGGCGTGCGGCAGATCCGGGAGGAGCAGCTCCGCATCCGGGGCGGCGAAATCCAGAACTCCGACGCGGAAATCACCACCCAGATCCGGGAGCAGCTCGACTGGGACATTCAGGTGAACAGCGCCCTGGTGGAGGTGCGCACCAACGAGCGGGTAGTGCACCTGGCCGGCACGGTGGGCACGGCGGCGGAAAAAACCCGCATCGTGGCCACCGCCTACCAGGCCGGCGCGACCCGCGTAGATGCCCGCGACCTGTTCGTGGCGTACTGGGCCCTGGGCCGGGAGCTGCGCCAGGAGAAGTTTGCCCCCAAGCCCGACGAGGCCATTGCCCAGGCCGTGCGCGACGTGCTCCGCCTCGACCCCCGCGTGCGGGCCTACCACCCGATGGTGCGCGTGCGCGACGGCGTGGTGACGTTGAGCGGACCCGTGAGCAACCTGCGGGCCAAGCAGGCCGCCGAGTTGGATACCCGCAACGTGGTGGGCGTGTGGGACGTGCACAACCTGCTGAAGGTGCGCACCGAGCGGGTTTCCCCCGACGGCGACATCCAGCAGACCATCGTCGACGCCCTGGCCCGGGACCCTTACGTGCACCGCTTCAGCTTCACGGTAAACGTGCACAATGGCAAAGTGTACCTCTACGGCCGCGTCGACAACCATTTTGAGCAGGAGCAGGCCAGCCTGGTAGCCGCCAGCGTGAATGGCGTGCTGGACGTGGAAAACCGCGTGCTGGTGGCCGGCCAGGAAAGCCCCGACGCCGCGTGGCCCGACTTTCTGCGCGCGGCCCCCGCCCGGCACGCCGCCAGCCCCGACCCCGACCACGCCCTGGCCGAAAGCATCCGCACCCGCTTTTTCTGGTCGGCCAGCCTGCACGACCAGGACGTGGAAGTGCGGGTGGAAAACGGCCGGGCCACGCTGACCGGCACCGTCGATACCTGGCTGGAGCGGCGGCTGGCGGCCCGCGAAGCCTACGAAGTGGGCGCCCGCGACGTGAACAACCACCTGCGCGTGCTGATGGACAAGCCCTCCTTGTGA
- a CDS encoding 2-hydroxyacid dehydrogenase, with translation MHVTIFSARDYERPFLEPALANRHTVHWRPEALSLTTAELARGSEAVVIFTNDTAAAPVLERLAALGVRYLAVRAAGHDQVDAEAAHRLGLRVSNVPEYSPYAVAEYAVALMLALNRQLRQADAQVRRADFRLDQLLGFDLHGKTVGIVGCGRIGGVLAKILHGFGCRLLGYDVAPTPELTRRYDLRYVPLPELCAAADIVSLHAPLTPASHHLFSTELLARLKPGAMLINTGRGALLDTRAALAALQAGQLGYLGLDVYEHEKGLFFADHSHEPPADPLLAELLAHPNVLVTGHQGFLTREALGNIAATTAASLDAWEQNQPAAHEL, from the coding sequence ATGCACGTTACCATCTTCAGCGCCCGGGACTACGAGCGGCCCTTTCTGGAACCGGCCCTGGCAAACCGCCACACGGTGCACTGGCGGCCGGAAGCGCTGAGTCTGACCACGGCCGAACTGGCCCGGGGCAGCGAGGCCGTCGTGATTTTCACCAACGACACGGCGGCGGCCCCCGTGCTGGAGCGCCTGGCCGCGCTGGGGGTGCGCTACCTGGCCGTGCGGGCCGCCGGCCACGACCAGGTGGATGCCGAGGCGGCCCACCGGCTGGGGCTGCGGGTCAGCAACGTGCCCGAATATTCGCCCTACGCCGTAGCCGAGTACGCCGTGGCCCTGATGCTGGCCTTGAACCGCCAGCTGCGGCAAGCCGACGCGCAGGTGCGCCGCGCCGACTTCCGCCTCGACCAGCTGCTGGGTTTCGACCTGCACGGCAAAACGGTGGGCATCGTGGGCTGCGGCCGGATCGGTGGGGTACTGGCCAAGATTCTGCACGGCTTTGGCTGCCGGCTGCTGGGCTACGACGTGGCCCCGACCCCGGAGCTTACCCGGCGCTACGACCTGCGGTACGTGCCGCTGCCGGAGCTGTGCGCGGCCGCCGACATCGTGAGCCTGCACGCGCCCCTGACGCCGGCTTCCCACCACCTGTTTTCTACCGAGCTGCTGGCCCGCCTCAAGCCGGGAGCCATGCTCATCAACACCGGCCGGGGCGCTCTGCTCGACACCCGCGCGGCCCTGGCGGCCCTGCAAGCCGGGCAGCTGGGCTACCTGGGGCTGGACGTGTATGAGCATGAGAAGGGCCTGTTTTTCGCCGACCACTCGCACGAGCCGCCCGCCGACCCGCTGCTGGCCGAGCTGCTGGCCCACCCCAACGTGCTGGTGACCGGCCACCAGGGCTTTCTGACCCGGGAGGCGCTGGGCAACATTGCCGCCACCACGGCCGCCAGCCTGGATGCCTGGGAGCAAAACCAGCCGGCCGCCCACGAGCTGTAG
- a CDS encoding LOG family protein yields the protein MAPTTSPPPGPAAGRAERRFLAGPRSRRTELRFLWTVLREFVRGFRALHFVGPCVSVFGSARVAENSPYYALARQLGAGLSRMGFTVLTGGGPGIMEAANRGAREAGGPSVGCNIILPHEQQPNAYLDRWLACRYFFVRKVLLVKYSYAFVIMPGGIGTLDELFEALTLIQTKKILDFPVVVVGRAYWQPLTLLLAQMEQQGMVAPLDLRLLTYTDSVEEALAHIEQHAVVKFKLVARHRPRPRRWWWLGE from the coding sequence ATGGCCCCGACGACTTCTCCACCACCCGGCCCGGCGGCTGGCCGCGCCGAGCGCCGCTTTCTGGCCGGCCCCCGCAGCCGCCGCACCGAGCTACGCTTTCTCTGGACGGTGCTGCGCGAGTTTGTGCGCGGCTTTCGGGCCCTGCACTTCGTGGGGCCCTGCGTGTCGGTGTTCGGCTCGGCGCGGGTGGCCGAAAACTCGCCGTATTATGCCCTGGCCCGGCAGCTGGGCGCGGGCCTGAGCCGCATGGGCTTCACCGTGCTGACCGGCGGCGGACCCGGTATCATGGAGGCCGCCAACCGCGGGGCCCGCGAGGCGGGCGGCCCTTCCGTGGGCTGCAACATCATCCTGCCCCACGAGCAGCAGCCCAACGCCTACCTCGACCGGTGGCTGGCCTGTCGCTATTTCTTCGTGCGCAAAGTGTTGCTGGTCAAGTATTCCTATGCCTTCGTGATTATGCCCGGCGGCATTGGTACCCTCGATGAGCTGTTTGAGGCCCTGACCCTGATTCAAACCAAGAAGATTCTGGATTTCCCGGTGGTGGTGGTGGGCCGGGCTTACTGGCAGCCGCTCACCCTGCTGCTCGCCCAGATGGAGCAGCAGGGCATGGTAGCGCCCCTGGACCTGCGGCTGCTCACCTACACCGACTCGGTGGAGGAGGCCCTGGCCCATATCGAGCAGCACGCCGTGGTCAAGTTCAAGCTGGTAGCCCGGCACCGGCCCCGGCCGCGGCGCTGGTGGTGGCTGGGCGAATGA
- a CDS encoding DUF6544 family protein: MKKKTIALLVPAALALPVAAVWLGRAWAARQLRQDVTRLFAPAPDPAPPVYEEAQLRGLPAPVQRYFRRVLRPGQPYRRGVRLRHTGQFKTDLGKDWVAIEGEQYLRADPPGFIWQGRTRQFTARDEYVDGRGHLRVLLLGAVPLLHGQGPHYDQGELLRWLGECVWLPTALLPSAHLRWTSLDEHSARLTLQHQGLTVSYRVRFNEQDELTEFETQRYQGDAGLLTWQGRATHYRDWHGQWVPTVLEGSWVQNDGQRQPYARFVVQRLDYDPLQPFP, translated from the coding sequence ATGAAAAAGAAAACCATTGCCCTGCTCGTCCCGGCGGCCCTGGCGCTGCCGGTGGCGGCCGTGTGGCTGGGCCGGGCGTGGGCGGCGCGGCAGCTGCGGCAGGATGTAACCCGGCTGTTTGCCCCGGCCCCCGACCCCGCGCCCCCGGTGTATGAGGAAGCACAGCTGCGGGGGCTGCCGGCCCCCGTGCAGCGCTATTTTCGGCGCGTGCTGCGGCCGGGCCAGCCCTACCGGCGCGGCGTGCGGCTGCGCCATACCGGCCAGTTCAAAACCGATTTGGGGAAGGATTGGGTTGCTATTGAGGGGGAGCAATACCTGCGGGCCGACCCGCCCGGCTTTATCTGGCAGGGCCGCACCCGGCAGTTTACGGCCCGCGACGAATACGTGGACGGCCGCGGCCACCTGCGCGTGCTGCTGCTCGGGGCCGTGCCGCTGCTCCACGGCCAGGGCCCCCACTACGACCAGGGGGAGCTGCTGCGCTGGCTGGGCGAGTGTGTGTGGCTGCCCACCGCCCTGCTGCCTTCCGCCCACCTGCGCTGGACCAGCCTGGACGAGCACTCGGCCCGCCTCACCTTGCAGCACCAGGGCCTGACCGTATCGTACCGGGTGCGCTTCAACGAGCAGGACGAGCTGACGGAGTTCGAAACCCAGCGCTACCAGGGCGACGCCGGCCTGCTGACCTGGCAGGGCCGCGCCACCCACTACCGCGACTGGCACGGCCAGTGGGTGCCCACGGTGCTGGAAGGCAGCTGGGTGCAAAACGACGGGCAGCGCCAGCCCTACGCCCGTTTCGTGGTGCAAAGGCTGGACTACGACCCGCTCCAGCCTTTTCCCTAA
- a CDS encoding amidohydrolase family protein gives MNQLITSLLLAVLFLTAQPAACQRPVQSAPTLPPAGSLVITNVNVVDVVSERVLPNQTVVILDGCIVSVGHRAPAGRAVQRVDGRGKYLIPGLWDGHTHALASAAEEQVALPRCVAAGITSIRVLNTGRTRADLQATVQAVETGQRVGPRIELAGASFDAPLGEEAGAFPTTYAQGEEWATARLQQGWRALQSSPQLSRDAYMGIADAAQTWHVPLVGPIPESVTALQAVAAGHQIIEPADKLLLGCSGREEELVAAQIHYLAKAQSGATLAELARLRQAALATTFSTSRAAHLAQALVQEKAFVVPLLQATASALPAAAANAARLRYLPAGVRRHREQARPDRRTARGPEQEAQLRTLDSLQNHLIATLQRQGVPLLAGSDAGGAHPFQGYGSGLLNELEHLVAAGLTPAQALRAATVVPAAATGHRYEQGQIDVDFHGDLVLLDDNPLDDIRNLRQVRAVVLRGRLYDRAALAALAADAERAAQQSPAVSTAATR, from the coding sequence ATGAACCAGCTTATTACGTCTCTGCTCCTGGCGGTTCTCTTTCTGACCGCGCAGCCGGCGGCCTGCCAGCGCCCCGTGCAATCGGCCCCTACCTTGCCGCCGGCCGGCTCCCTGGTCATTACCAACGTGAACGTGGTGGACGTGGTGAGTGAGCGGGTGCTGCCGAATCAGACGGTCGTGATTCTGGACGGCTGCATCGTGTCGGTGGGCCACCGGGCCCCGGCGGGCCGGGCCGTGCAGCGCGTTGATGGCCGGGGCAAATACCTGATTCCGGGCCTGTGGGACGGGCACACCCACGCCCTGGCATCAGCCGCCGAAGAGCAGGTAGCCCTGCCCCGGTGCGTGGCCGCCGGCATTACCAGCATCCGGGTGCTGAACACGGGCCGCACGCGGGCCGATTTGCAGGCCACCGTGCAGGCCGTGGAAACCGGGCAGCGCGTGGGGCCGCGCATTGAGCTGGCCGGCGCCTCCTTCGACGCTCCCCTCGGCGAGGAAGCCGGGGCGTTTCCGACCACCTACGCGCAGGGCGAAGAATGGGCCACCGCCCGCCTGCAACAGGGTTGGCGGGCCCTGCAGTCGTCGCCGCAGCTTTCCCGGGACGCCTATATGGGCATTGCCGACGCCGCCCAGACGTGGCACGTCCCGCTGGTGGGCCCCATTCCCGAATCGGTGACGGCCCTGCAGGCCGTAGCCGCCGGCCACCAGATCATCGAGCCGGCCGATAAGCTGCTGCTTGGCTGCTCTGGCCGCGAAGAGGAACTGGTAGCCGCCCAGATTCACTACCTGGCCAAGGCACAATCCGGCGCCACGCTGGCCGAGCTGGCCCGCCTGCGGCAGGCGGCCCTGGCTACTACCTTCAGCACCAGCCGCGCGGCTCACCTGGCGCAGGCGCTGGTGCAGGAAAAAGCATTTGTGGTGCCCTTGCTGCAAGCCACTGCCAGCGCACTTCCCGCAGCGGCGGCCAACGCGGCCCGGTTGCGCTACCTGCCCGCCGGCGTCCGCCGCCACCGGGAGCAGGCCCGCCCCGACCGACGCACAGCGCGCGGACCGGAGCAGGAGGCCCAGCTTCGGACCCTGGATTCCTTGCAGAACCACCTGATAGCCACGTTGCAGCGGCAGGGCGTGCCGCTACTAGCCGGGTCGGATGCCGGCGGGGCCCACCCTTTCCAGGGGTACGGCAGCGGCCTACTCAACGAGCTGGAGCACTTAGTAGCCGCCGGCCTGACGCCCGCGCAAGCCCTGCGAGCCGCTACGGTGGTGCCGGCCGCCGCCACGGGGCACCGCTACGAGCAGGGCCAGATCGACGTTGACTTCCACGGCGACTTAGTGCTGCTCGACGACAACCCGCTCGACGACATCCGCAACCTGCGCCAGGTGCGGGCCGTGGTGCTGCGCGGCCGCCTGTACGACCGCGCGGCGCTGGCCGCGCTGGCGGCCGATGCCGAGCGGGCGGCCCAGCAAAGTCCGGCCGTTTCTACTGCCGCCACGCGTTAA
- a CDS encoding universal stress protein codes for MAVSLLILTDFFQAANRALDYASNLAGAIGARLVLLHVRRDSVLDPEMFTGQLSNLSKEAIDLALSSVAHNLAVPVVAEIGHGRVAYAVADAVSRHHPALVVLGRPDYSDMPDELVQSTSLDILRTSPYPMLVVPHTLASTKPPRRLLLAVDGEDFSLGEHAGAARRLLAALDAELTVLHVATRPTPAEPDPAVWDSVLQTGLAVDLPTQVHTRTVRYRSAAEGILQVARPEEFDLVVLIARPRSFLGQLFHQSVTAQVLLRSPIPVLVLPAAE; via the coding sequence ATGGCTGTTTCGCTGCTGATTCTGACCGACTTCTTCCAGGCCGCCAACCGGGCCCTGGATTACGCCAGCAACCTGGCCGGGGCCATTGGGGCCCGCCTGGTGCTGCTGCACGTGCGCCGCGACTCGGTGCTGGACCCGGAAATGTTTACCGGGCAGCTGTCCAACCTGAGCAAGGAAGCCATTGACCTGGCCCTGAGCAGCGTGGCTCACAACCTGGCGGTGCCCGTGGTGGCCGAAATCGGGCACGGGCGGGTGGCCTACGCCGTAGCCGACGCCGTGAGCCGGCACCACCCGGCCCTGGTCGTGCTGGGCCGCCCCGACTACTCCGACATGCCCGATGAGCTGGTGCAAAGCACCTCGCTCGACATTCTGCGCACCTCGCCCTATCCCATGCTGGTCGTGCCGCATACCCTGGCCTCGACCAAGCCGCCGCGCCGCCTGCTGCTGGCCGTCGATGGGGAGGATTTTTCGCTGGGCGAACACGCCGGCGCCGCCCGCCGCCTGCTCGCGGCCCTGGATGCCGAGCTGACCGTGCTGCACGTGGCCACCAGGCCCACGCCGGCCGAGCCCGACCCGGCCGTGTGGGACTCGGTGCTGCAAACGGGCCTGGCCGTCGACCTGCCCACGCAAGTGCACACGCGCACGGTGCGCTACCGCAGCGCGGCCGAGGGTATTCTGCAGGTCGCCCGGCCCGAGGAGTTCGACCTGGTCGTGCTGATTGCCCGGCCCCGCAGCTTTTTGGGCCAGCTGTTTCACCAGAGCGTCACGGCCCAGGTGCTGCTGCGCAGCCCCATTCCGGTGCTCGTGCTGCCGGCGGCCGAGTAA
- a CDS encoding PD-(D/E)XK nuclease-like domain-containing protein codes for MPTNDSFRRPDLLRLPYDDYRALPAIANSDLSRLRDALNGRYQKSSSLTGALGLGTAFHTALLEPELYQAGQPGINDTLIWWMVEGVKLNPYLLNLLENGVPEPSCIFTEPTTNTVCKLRADLVAPTTDRGYTIVDFKTTMARDYNHFLAQCSGYDYDRQAAFYLDALQADRFLLVGVQKVEPFSVFTVEVPAHMLDEGRAKYLRLLRMLLPEAELPGYVTEAVREVRDGLMG; via the coding sequence ATGCCTACAAACGACTCCTTTCGTCGGCCCGACCTGCTCCGGCTGCCCTACGACGACTACCGCGCCCTGCCCGCCATTGCCAACTCCGACCTGTCGCGCCTGCGCGATGCCCTGAACGGCCGCTACCAGAAATCCTCCTCCCTGACCGGGGCGCTGGGCCTGGGTACGGCCTTCCACACCGCGCTGCTGGAGCCCGAACTCTACCAGGCCGGCCAGCCGGGCATCAACGACACGCTGATCTGGTGGATGGTGGAAGGCGTCAAGCTCAACCCCTACCTGCTGAACCTGCTGGAAAACGGCGTGCCCGAGCCCAGTTGCATCTTCACCGAGCCCACCACCAACACCGTCTGCAAGCTGCGCGCCGACCTGGTAGCGCCCACCACCGACCGGGGCTACACCATCGTGGACTTCAAAACCACCATGGCCCGCGACTACAACCACTTTCTGGCCCAGTGCAGCGGCTACGACTACGACCGGCAGGCCGCTTTTTACCTCGATGCCCTGCAGGCCGACCGATTCCTGCTCGTGGGCGTGCAGAAAGTGGAGCCCTTCAGCGTATTCACGGTAGAAGTGCCGGCGCACATGCTCGACGAAGGCCGGGCCAAATACCTGCGGCTGCTGCGTATGCTGCTGCCCGAAGCCGAACTGCCCGGCTACGTGACCGAGGCCGTGCGGGAAGTGCGCGACGGGCTGATGGGCTAG
- the asnA gene encoding aspartate--ammonia ligase: METTFTPGVLTTPADLLKTEEAISFVKDSFAKELSRQLSLVKVSSPIAVLDGTGINDDLNGIERPVHFPIKALDERRAVVVHSLAKWKRVRLQELGIEAGKGLLTDMRALRPDEDYSPIHSIYVDQWDWEKHISPEQRTIPFLKATVEKIYSALKTTELMVCEQYPEIEPVLPEAITFIYAEDLLRQYPDLTPKQREHEAAKEFGAIFLIGIGGELSHGEAHDGRAPDYDDWSTQNEAGHYGLNGDIVLWHPVLETAFEVSSMGIRVDKTALTRQLELRGCPERKDLHFHSLLLADGLPQSIGGGIGQSRVVMFMLRKGHIGEVQVSIWPEAVRQELAASGIELL; the protein is encoded by the coding sequence ATGGAAACTACCTTCACCCCCGGCGTCCTGACGACGCCCGCCGACTTGCTGAAAACCGAAGAGGCTATCAGCTTCGTCAAAGACAGCTTCGCCAAGGAGCTGAGCCGCCAGCTGAGCCTGGTAAAAGTATCCTCGCCCATTGCCGTGCTCGACGGCACCGGCATCAACGACGACCTGAACGGCATTGAGCGCCCCGTGCACTTCCCCATCAAGGCCCTCGACGAGCGCCGCGCCGTGGTGGTGCACTCCCTGGCCAAGTGGAAGCGCGTGCGCCTGCAGGAGCTGGGCATCGAAGCCGGCAAAGGCCTGCTGACCGACATGCGCGCCCTGCGCCCCGACGAAGACTATTCGCCCATTCACTCCATCTACGTGGATCAGTGGGACTGGGAAAAGCACATTAGCCCCGAGCAGCGCACCATTCCCTTCCTCAAGGCTACGGTGGAGAAAATCTACTCGGCCCTGAAAACCACGGAGTTGATGGTGTGCGAGCAGTATCCTGAAATTGAGCCGGTGCTGCCCGAAGCCATTACCTTCATCTACGCCGAGGACCTGCTCCGGCAGTACCCCGACCTGACGCCCAAGCAGCGCGAGCACGAGGCCGCCAAGGAGTTTGGCGCCATCTTCCTGATCGGCATCGGCGGCGAGCTGAGCCACGGTGAGGCCCACGACGGCCGCGCCCCCGACTACGACGACTGGAGCACCCAGAACGAAGCCGGCCACTACGGACTGAACGGCGACATCGTGCTGTGGCACCCCGTGCTGGAAACGGCTTTCGAAGTATCCTCGATGGGTATCCGGGTCGATAAAACGGCCCTGACGCGCCAGCTGGAGCTGCGCGGCTGCCCCGAGCGCAAAGACCTGCACTTCCACAGCCTGCTGCTCGCCGACGGCCTGCCCCAGAGCATTGGCGGCGGTATTGGTCAGTCGCGCGTGGTAATGTTTATGCTGCGCAAAGGCCACATCGGCGAAGTGCAGGTAAGCATCTGGCCCGAGGCCGTGCGGCAGGAATTGGCCGCTAGCGGAATCGAGCTGCTGTAA